Proteins encoded in a region of the Apilactobacillus apisilvae genome:
- a CDS encoding Cof-type HAD-IIB family hydrolase produces the protein MIKMIALDLDNTLLNSKKKISLQNEKTLKELHKKGIKVVLCTGRPINAVWPYVKQLGSVTEDDYTITFNGAMVIRNYDKDILFKDGLKLKDFNLVHEFAEQNNLPLDILDFTQVYELTDLVKSTYKEVLNANLQFEDISFNDLPNQEYSKAIMSEQANKLDWAIHNMPDQVKNNYHIVRSQPKIMEFIKKGMDKSVGLEHLLNHFDLNFSNLMAFGDAENDIGMLKNAHLGVVMDNAKDDIKSIGNDVTLDHDEDGVAVYLRKYFDL, from the coding sequence ATGATTAAAATGATTGCTTTAGATTTAGATAATACATTGCTAAATTCAAAGAAAAAAATTAGTTTACAAAATGAAAAAACTTTAAAGGAATTACATAAAAAAGGAATCAAAGTTGTTTTATGTACCGGTCGTCCAATTAACGCAGTTTGGCCATATGTTAAACAGTTAGGGTCGGTTACTGAAGATGATTATACAATTACATTTAATGGTGCAATGGTAATTAGAAATTATGATAAAGATATTTTATTCAAAGATGGTTTGAAACTAAAAGACTTTAATTTAGTTCATGAATTTGCTGAACAGAATAATTTACCATTAGATATATTAGATTTTACACAAGTTTATGAATTAACTGATTTAGTAAAATCAACTTATAAAGAAGTATTAAATGCTAATTTACAGTTTGAAGATATTAGTTTTAATGATTTACCTAATCAAGAATATAGTAAAGCTATTATGTCAGAACAAGCCAATAAATTAGATTGGGCAATTCATAATATGCCAGACCAAGTTAAAAATAACTATCATATTGTACGTTCTCAACCTAAAATTATGGAATTTATTAAAAAGGGCATGGATAAATCAGTGGGCTTAGAACATTTGCTAAATCACTTTGATTTGAACTTTTCTAATTTAATGGCTTTTGGTGATGCTGAAAATGATATTGGAATGTTAAAAAATGCTCATTTGGGAGTAGTAATGGATAATGCTAAAGATGACATCAAATCAATTGGCAATGATGTTACATTAGATCATGATGAAGATGGAGTGGCAGTATATTTAAGAAAGTATTTTGATTTGTAA
- the spx gene encoding transcriptional regulator Spx has product MLNLYVAPSSASSRKARAWLKAHNIPFKERNINSNPLDADEVKQILRLTENGSEDIISTRSKIFKKLNIDFDSLSLSRLVDLVVEYPDLIKRPIVFDNKRLEVGYNEEEIRRFLPRSIRETELKELESQLEA; this is encoded by the coding sequence ATGTTGAATCTTTATGTTGCACCAAGTAGTGCTTCAAGTCGTAAAGCTAGAGCTTGGTTAAAAGCTCATAATATCCCATTTAAGGAAAGAAATATTAATTCCAATCCATTAGATGCTGACGAAGTAAAACAAATTCTTCGTTTAACTGAAAATGGTAGTGAAGATATTATTTCAACTCGTTCTAAAATATTTAAGAAACTAAACATTGATTTTGATAGTTTATCACTATCAAGATTAGTTGATTTAGTTGTTGAATATCCTGATTTGATCAAACGCCCAATCGTGTTTGATAATAAGCGTCTAGAAGTTGGCTATAACGAGGAAGAAATTCGTCGCTTTTTACCACGTTCCATTCGTGAAACTGAATTGAAGGAATTAGAATCACAACTCGAAGCTTAA
- a CDS encoding nucleoside hydrolase has protein sequence MAKKKLILDLDTGVDDAMAIAYAVSAPNADLVGIVNSYGNVVVEQAAKNSLQILDLLGASDVPVYEGESHSQTSDHFDVMPVSAHIHGKNGIGEVVLPESDRSIEKESGVDFMIDAAHEYGKDLTIIPTGPLTNLAKALRKDPEISDLIGNVTLMGGALTVPGNVSDAAEANINQDAEAANEVFTNKVPVTMVGLDVTLRTLLTKKETQQWRDLGTTAGEKFADIVDYYIGIYDEMYPELGGCSLHDPLAVGVACDPTFVQTLSLDMIVHHGEDNYGRTTGDTAHLDDPKPSDKAAIQVDDERYLKTFMEYLTNLFKNNK, from the coding sequence ATGGCAAAGAAAAAATTAATTCTTGATTTAGATACTGGTGTTGATGATGCAATGGCAATTGCATATGCAGTTTCTGCACCCAATGCTGATTTAGTTGGTATTGTTAACTCATACGGTAACGTAGTGGTTGAACAAGCAGCTAAAAACTCACTACAAATTTTAGATTTACTAGGCGCTAGTGATGTGCCTGTTTACGAAGGAGAAAGTCATTCACAAACTAGTGATCATTTTGATGTAATGCCAGTTTCTGCTCATATTCATGGTAAAAATGGAATTGGTGAGGTTGTATTACCAGAAAGTGATCGCTCAATCGAAAAAGAATCAGGTGTTGATTTTATGATTGATGCTGCTCATGAATATGGTAAGGATTTAACAATTATTCCAACTGGTCCATTAACAAATTTAGCTAAAGCATTACGCAAAGATCCTGAAATTAGCGATCTAATTGGTAATGTTACTTTAATGGGTGGTGCTTTAACCGTTCCTGGTAATGTCTCAGATGCTGCTGAAGCTAATATCAATCAAGATGCAGAAGCTGCAAATGAAGTATTCACTAATAAAGTTCCAGTTACAATGGTTGGTTTAGATGTTACTTTACGTACCCTATTAACTAAAAAAGAAACTCAACAATGGCGTGACTTAGGTACTACTGCTGGTGAAAAATTCGCTGATATCGTAGATTACTATATTGGAATCTACGATGAAATGTATCCTGAACTAGGTGGTTGTTCACTTCACGATCCATTAGCAGTTGGAGTTGCTTGTGATCCTACTTTTGTTCAAACATTGAGTCTTGATATGATTGTTCATCATGGTGAAGACAATTATGGACGTACGACTGGTGATACAGCTCATCTAGATGATCCTAAACCATCTGATAAAGCAGCTATCCAAGTTGACGATGAACGTTACTTAAAAACTTTCATGGAATATTTAACTAACTTATTTAAAAACAATAAATAG
- a CDS encoding bifunctional metallophosphatase/5'-nucleotidase gives MQINILATSDTHGFLFPTNYVNLKDNKPFGLLRCASLFKEKRQQLDNLITIDDGDFLEGSPLAYFIAKVKKQNAPDQITNTFNMMNYDFGVLGNHEFNYGLDYLHNAIKNANRQILCANIVDKNDNHPLGNPYAIKNINGVKIGFLGLTTQGTTKWENPEHLKGLKFVSAAKAATKYIPEMSKKTDLNIIVYHGGIEKDEFGNPTEEINGENETYEILSKISGIDAIVTGHQHRKIAGHLFNVPIIQVGHRGEYVGHISLDIEQKNNKYYVKNSDAKIISTKDYPINKEIEKKLLPLQNQINHWLDEPMAKIEGNMEFDNSFEVRLKKNSFIQFIQEIQMKTMGVDISATALFNNEAHGFENPITMRNIITNYVYPNTLTVLKITGADLKAAIETSAKYFTSENENITINHDYIFPKAKHYNYDMYEGIEYIINVAKPVGQRVTKLMYHGQPVTDNQELKIALNIYRAVGGGNFTMFNASKIIKKDNRMMSQLIADYLRFHKNIKAHNNHNFKVIYKP, from the coding sequence ATGCAAATTAATATTTTAGCGACTAGTGATACCCATGGATTTTTATTTCCAACTAACTATGTAAACTTAAAAGATAATAAACCTTTTGGCCTATTAAGATGTGCATCTCTTTTTAAAGAAAAGCGACAACAATTAGATAATTTAATAACCATTGATGATGGTGACTTTTTAGAAGGATCTCCATTAGCTTACTTTATCGCAAAAGTAAAAAAGCAAAATGCTCCTGATCAAATTACTAATACTTTTAATATGATGAATTATGATTTTGGTGTACTTGGAAATCATGAATTTAATTATGGGTTAGATTATCTTCATAATGCAATTAAAAATGCTAATCGACAAATTTTATGTGCAAATATTGTGGATAAAAATGATAATCATCCATTGGGTAATCCATATGCAATTAAAAATATTAATGGTGTTAAAATTGGTTTTTTAGGATTAACTACTCAAGGAACCACTAAATGGGAAAATCCAGAACATTTAAAGGGATTAAAATTTGTTTCAGCGGCTAAGGCAGCTACAAAGTATATCCCTGAGATGAGTAAAAAAACCGATTTAAACATTATTGTATATCATGGTGGAATCGAAAAAGATGAGTTTGGTAATCCGACCGAAGAAATTAATGGAGAAAACGAGACATACGAAATTCTATCAAAAATTAGTGGCATTGATGCTATTGTAACTGGTCATCAGCATCGCAAAATCGCTGGACATTTATTTAATGTTCCCATTATTCAAGTGGGTCATCGTGGTGAATATGTTGGACATATTAGTTTAGACATTGAACAAAAGAATAATAAATACTATGTAAAAAATAGTGATGCTAAAATCATCTCCACTAAAGATTATCCAATCAATAAAGAAATTGAAAAAAAATTATTACCATTACAAAATCAAATCAATCATTGGCTCGATGAACCAATGGCAAAAATCGAGGGTAACATGGAATTTGATAATTCTTTTGAGGTTCGTTTAAAGAAGAATAGTTTTATCCAATTCATTCAAGAAATTCAAATGAAGACTATGGGTGTTGATATTTCGGCCACTGCTTTATTCAATAATGAAGCTCATGGATTTGAAAATCCAATTACAATGCGTAACATCATAACTAATTACGTTTACCCTAATACATTAACTGTTTTAAAAATTACCGGTGCTGATTTAAAAGCCGCCATCGAAACCAGCGCTAAATATTTCACTTCTGAAAATGAAAATATAACAATTAATCATGATTACATATTTCCTAAAGCAAAACATTATAATTATGATATGTATGAAGGGATTGAATACATTATCAATGTTGCTAAACCCGTTGGACAACGTGTTACAAAATTAATGTATCATGGTCAACCAGTAACTGATAATCAAGAATTAAAAATCGCATTAAATATTTATCGAGCAGTTGGTGGCGGTAATTTTACAATGTTTAATGCTAGTAAAATAATCAAAAAAGATAACCGCATGATGAGTCAGTTAATTGCTGATTATTTACGTTTTCACAAAAATATTAAAGCTCACAACAACCATAACTTTAAAGTAATTTATAAACCATAA